A stretch of Oryza brachyantha chromosome 4, ObraRS2, whole genome shotgun sequence DNA encodes these proteins:
- the LOC102720974 gene encoding senescence-specific cysteine protease SAG39-like, with translation MQTMAYTNHWKQVLAVASLLVAVACVRTIAARELVDAAMAERHERWMAKHGRAYADDAEKARRLEVFRDNVAFIESVNAAVGRHRFVLEVNQFADLTNAEFRAARTGLRPSSRGNRAPTAFRYANVSVGDLPASVDWRSKGAVNPVKDQGSCGSCWAFSAVAAMEGAVQLSTGKLVSLSEQELVSCDVEGEDQGCEGGLMDDAFQFIINNGGLATESDYPYTASDDKCATTRGAGAATTRAAATIRGYEDVPANDEAALLKAAANQPVSVAVAGGDRHFQFYKGGVLSGSAGCSTELDHAITVVGYGAASDGTKYWVMKNSWGTSWGEGGYVRMERGVADDEGVCGLAKMASYPTA, from the exons atgCAGACGATGGCTTACACTAATCACTGGAAGCAAGTACTAGCCGTAGCCTCGCTACTAGTGGCCGTCGCTTGTGTTCGCACGATCGCGGCGCGCGAGCTCGTGGACGCGGCAATGGCGGAGCGGCACGAGCGGTGGATGGCCAAGCACGGCCGCGCCTACGCTGACGACGCCGAGAAggcgcggcggctggaggTGTTCAGGGACAACGTGGCGTTCATCGAGTCGGTGAACGCCGCGGTGGGCCGGCACAGGTTCGTGCTGGAGGTGAACCAGTTCGCCGACCTCACCAACGCCGAGTTCAGGGCCGCGAGGACCGGGCTCCGGCCGTCGTCCCGCGGCAACCGCGCGCCGACGGCGTTCCGGTACGCTAACGTCAGCGTCGGCGATCTCCCGGCGAGCGTCGATTGGCGGAGCAAGGGCGCCGTCAACCCTGTCAAGGACCAAGGCAGTTGCG GGTCTTGCTGGGCGttctcggcggtggcggccatgGAGGGCGCCGTGCAGCTGAGCACGGGGAAGCTGGTGTCGCTGTCGGAGCAGGAGCTGGTGTCCTGTGACGTCGAGGGCGAGGACCAGGGCTGCGAGGGCGGGCTCATGGACGACGCCTTCCAGTTCATCATCAACAACGGCGGCCTCGCCACGGAGTCCGACTACCCGTACACGGCGAGCGACGACAAGTGCGCCACCACCCGCGGGGCCGGGGCCGCCaccacccgcgccgccgccaccatcagAGGCTACGAGGACGTGCCGGCCAACGACGAGGCCGCGCTCCTCAAGGCCGCGGCGAACCAGCCCGTTTCcgtggccgtcgccggcggcgaccggcacttcCAGTTCTACAAGGGCGGCGTCCTCTCCGGCTCCGCCGGCTGCTCCACCGAGCTGGACCACGCCATTACTGTGGTCGGctacggcgcggcgagcgacgGGACCAAGTACTGGGTGATGAAGAACTCGTGGGGCACGTCGTGGGGAGAGGGAGGGTACGTCAGGATGGAGAGgggcgtcgccgacgacgagggcgtCTGTGGCCTCGCCAAGATGGCGTCCTACCCGACGGCCTGA